Proteins found in one Quercus robur chromosome 2, dhQueRobu3.1, whole genome shotgun sequence genomic segment:
- the LOC126695638 gene encoding uncharacterized protein LOC126695638 codes for MGKSIEVYIDDMVVKSKLVPDHIEDLGNVFQILRKYKLRLNATKCSFGVGSGKFLGYMVTHRGIEVNPDQIRAIHSLQPPWNPKEVQKLTGFEWNEECAIAFQQLKEYLAQPPIMSSPDADEFLFAYIVVAPHVVSLVLIREDNGTQRSVYYVSKSLQEAETRYLPLEKAILAIVQATRKLPHYFQAHTVVVLTQLPLKSILRSANYTSRIAKWGTILGAFDIRYMPRTAVKGQVLADLVAEFAEPTLEGKEVSGLLGADEKMISTISPHEHTWWKAHIDGAANQRGSGVGLVVLSPEGITIEKSLRLGFSATNNEVEYKALLEGMWMIRKMGGKSVDMFSDSRLIVGQVNGDLEAKVERMKEYLVRVKHLQTHFHHFRLTHVPRSGNTHADSLATLGTSSAQPLPRVILVEDLIHPLTEKASGVRLYNIRTGPSWMDPLMLYLKHDTLLDDKVEADKIRRKATRFWLSENSKLYRRSFSGPYLLCVHPEAIELILFGTPHTLVSDNELQFDSNAFRRYCNELGIVNRYSTPAYPQGSGQAEAVNKTIVNGLKKRLDDAKGRWVEELAHVL; via the exons ATGGGTAAGAGCATTGAAGTGtacatagacgacatggtggttAAAAGCAAGTTGGTTCCCGACCATATTGAAGACCTCGGCAACGTTTTTCAAATACTGAGAAAGTACAAGCTACGACTGAACGCAaccaaatgttcatttggggtgggatcaggaaaattcttgggttaTATGGTGACTCACAGAGGCATagaggttaaccctgaccaaataagagccATCCATAGCTTGCAGCCTCCTTGGAATCctaaagaggtccagaagcttaccg gatttgagtggAATGAGGAGTGCGCTATAGCTTTCCAACAACTAAAGGAATACCTCGCCCAACCACCGATTATGTCCAGTCCTGATGCCGACGAGTttttgtttgcctacatcgTAGTAGCCCCTCATGTAGTAAGCTTGGTGCTGATCCGAGAAGACAACGGCACACAACGGTCAGTctattatgtgagcaaatcactgcAGGAGGCAGAAACCCGTTATCTTCCCCTCGAAAAAGCTATCTTGGCCATCGTACAGGCCAcacgaaagcttccccattactttCAAGCACACACTGTAGTAGTGTTAACTCAACTCCCCTTAAAGTCCATCCTGCGCAGCGCCAATTACACAAGCAGAATTGCAAAATGGGGAACGATTTTgggcgccttcgacattagatacatgcctcgcaccgctGTAAAAGGCCAGGTCCTCGCCGACCTAGTAGCAGAATTCGCGGAGCCCACACTAGAAGGAAAGGAAGTGTCGGGATTACTAGGGGCTGATGAGAAGATGATTAGCACAATTTCTCCACATGAACACACTTGGTGGAAAGCACACATCGATGGCGCAGCGAATCAAAGGGGCTCAGGGGTAGGACTTGTCGTGCTTTCACCTGAAGGGATAACCATAGAGAAGTCATTGAGACTCGGATTTTCAGCTACGAATAACGAAGTCGAATATAAGGCGCTATTGGAGGGAATGTGGATGATCCGGAAAATGGGGGGGAAATCCGTGGACATGttctcggattcgagactcatTGTGGGACAGGTAAATGGAGACTTGGAGGCAAAGGTCGAAAGAATGAAAGAGTATCTGGTTCGGGTTAAGCACCTACAGACCCATTTTCATCACTTCCGCTTGACGCACGTCCCCAGAAGTGGGAACACTCATGCTGATTCTCTCGCAACGTTGGGTACCTCTTCGGCTCAGCCCCTTCCTCGAGTCATTTTGGTAGAAGATCTCATCCATCCGTTAACAGAGAAGGCCAGCGGGGTTCGATTATATAACATCAGGACAGGaccgagctggatggatcctctaATGCTGTACTTAAAGCACGACACCTTGCTAGATGATAAGGTTGAGGCTGACAAAATCAGGAGAAAAGCAactcgattctggttgtccgagAACTCCAAGCTTTACAGACGCTCGTTCTCGGGGCCGTATTTactgtgtgtgcacccagagGCCATTGAACTCATCCT GTTCGGCACCCCACACACCCTTGTGTCGGACAACGAGCTCCAGTTTGACAGCAACGCCTTCAGAAGGTACTGCAATGAGCTGGGAATTGTTAACCGGTACTCCACACCAGCTTACCCACAGGGTAGTGGACAAGCAGAAGCCGTTaataaaaccatagtgaatggactgaaAAAGAGACTAGATGacgcgaaaggaagatgggttGAGGAGCTAGCCCATGTCTTGTGA